The following coding sequences lie in one Rhodothermales bacterium genomic window:
- a CDS encoding 5'-nucleotidase C-terminal domain-containing protein, whose amino-acid sequence MRRSALCFLLLLSLVGCRTSQPPVTVPNYVPAVLALGPPQVSFIPIGDSLADDSAMAALVAPYRDQLKSRVNEVIGTAEAPFEKGQPEAPLGNLAADAMLADVQQWVDRRVDLALTNNGGLRIPLNAGIVTVGLIYELMPFDNMLSVLDMTGVQVDSLAQQVARLGGEPIAGFSFVIDGSQATDIRVAGAPLDPARTYRLVTSDYLANGGGNMPALWSPAGRQDLGVLLRDTYIRHIQAMGTIRPSVDGRIRQNE is encoded by the coding sequence ATGCGCCGATCGGCTCTCTGTTTCCTACTTCTCCTCTCGCTTGTGGGCTGCCGGACGAGCCAGCCGCCGGTTACGGTTCCGAATTACGTGCCGGCCGTGCTCGCCCTCGGGCCGCCGCAGGTTTCCTTCATCCCCATTGGCGACTCCCTCGCGGACGATTCGGCCATGGCGGCGCTCGTCGCCCCGTACCGCGACCAACTCAAAAGCCGCGTCAATGAGGTGATCGGGACGGCCGAGGCTCCTTTCGAAAAGGGCCAGCCCGAAGCACCACTCGGCAACCTTGCCGCCGATGCGATGCTGGCCGACGTCCAGCAATGGGTCGACCGCCGGGTCGACCTCGCCCTCACGAATAACGGCGGCCTCCGCATACCGCTCAACGCCGGCATCGTCACGGTTGGGCTGATCTACGAATTGATGCCGTTCGACAATATGTTGAGTGTGCTGGATATGACGGGCGTACAGGTGGACTCCCTCGCCCAGCAGGTCGCCCGCCTCGGCGGCGAGCCCATCGCCGGCTTTTCCTTTGTCATCGACGGCAGCCAGGCGACTGACATCCGCGTCGCCGGTGCCCCGCTGGATCCGGCCCGAACGTACCGTCTCGTCACTTCCGACTATCTCGCCAACGGCGGCGGCAACATGCCGGCCCTCTGGAGCCCTGCCGGCCGGCAGGACCTGGGGGTCCTCCTCCGCGATACCTACATCCGCCACATCCAGGCGATGGGGACGATTCGCCCGTCTGTCGACGGGCGAATAAGGCAAAATGAATAA